In Conger conger chromosome 12, fConCon1.1, whole genome shotgun sequence, one DNA window encodes the following:
- the si:ch211-110p13.9 gene encoding uncharacterized protein si:ch211-110p13.9 codes for MSTPEMISVFLPHWQTGERSIRFLYLAGSSSFKICDRGNAEDTMVPLFLGADLFSKTDIRKENHPRYHAKFAKKGLATKLVFSSEFRFHGLRLPTASCSLWFYSIQGLFRVAFELYSKQEQLFVLEAFQALWKSRINDAPLNACYDLSAQLNAPLPDEIVAMHDRETLHKLRSQNISRARLELPQVAEVPDEGHEEGTSPPDGKSTADHDYCSPADGEPADRPGHLRLVFEKLTSLEKALKASEQLFGKEQQEAMLLLLGHTEKLAAQGPDEEALAETVLGLLRTQGPGPGAGDSVYSSPLLRAVGGWLGRQFHSANTCISQQVEGFKVRHIERITDLPPAEELAGELFPEAMRILLLTWMGLDEASALWKRHSEYPIVLLILEFANHNLITGVAHVLYSSLICK; via the exons ATGTCAACACCAGAGATGATCTCTGTGTTTCTACCTCATTGGCAAACTGGCGAGAGGAGCATTCGCTTTCTGTACCTTGCTGGTTCCAGCTCGTTTAAAATCTGCGACAGGGGTAATGCTGAG GATACTATGGTCCCTCTTTTTCTGGGTGCCGACCTGTTCTCAAAAACCGATATTAGGAAGGAAAATCATCCAAGATACCATGCCAAGTTTGCCAAAAAAGGGCTGGCCACAAAGCTTGTGTTTTCCTCTG AATTCAGATTCCATGGATTGCGACTTCCCACGGCTAGCTGCAGCCTGTGGTTCTACAGCATCCAAGGTCTCTTCCGGGTGGCCTTTGAACTCTACAGCAAACAGGAGCAGCTCTTTGTGCTGGAGGCATTTCAG GCACTATGGAAGTCGCGAATAAATGATGCCCCCCTGAACGCATGCTATGACCTGAGTGCCCAACTGAATGCCCCTCTGCCCGATGAGATTGTGGCAATGCACGACAGAGAAACGCTTCACAAGCTGAGATCACAGAACATCTCAAGGGCACGTTTGGAGTTACCTCAGGTGGCAGAGGTGCCTGATGAGGGCCACGAGGAGGGGACGTCCCCCCCCGACGGCAAGTCCACAGCCGACCACGACTACTGCAGTCCAGCCGACGGGGAGCCGGCCGATCGACCGGGTCATCTTCGACTTGTCTTCGAGAAACTTACCAGCTTGGAAAAGGCTTTGAAGGCCTCCGAGCAGCTCTTTGGGAAAGAGCAGCAGGAGGCCATGCTCCTCCTGCTGGGTCACACAGAGAAGCTCGCGGCTCAGGGCCCAGATGAGGAGGCGCTGGCTGAAACGGTGTTGGGGCTCCTACGGACCCAGGGCCCAGGTCCCGGGGCGGGGGACTCGGTGTACTCCAGCCCCCTGCTCCGGGCCGTTGGCGGCTGGCTGGGCCGACAGTTCCACTCCGCCAACACCTGCATCAGCCAACAGGTGGAAGGCTTCAAGGTGCGGCACATCGAGCGCATTACGGACCTGCCTCCAGCTGAGGAGCTGGCAGGGGAACTCTTCCCGGAGGCCATGAGGATACTGCTGCTCACCTGGATGGGCCTGGACGAGGCCTCGGCCCTGTGGAAGCGTCACAGCGAGTATCCCATCGTGCTTCTCATCCTGGAGTTCGCCAACCACAACCTCATCACTGGCGTGGCCCATGTCCTCTACTCCAGCCTCATATGCAAGTAG
- the LOC133105458 gene encoding arginine/serine-rich coiled-coil protein 2-like isoform X2 — MATYKRTEGMDSSKSPRSSKHHHSRSRSRSRERKRDKKHRSRSRSKEARRKDSEDRPSKPRKPEERQEQAERVKERLSESGDERHRRKGGAPPRRRSRSRSRSRDRHHRSRSRDRKRSCSRSRERRSRSRDRKRRPRSRSRSRSKHRHRSRSRSKSRERKKRIERPRACSKSRSRSVSPLVFPGRNTAMDAQEALARRLERAKKLQGQKEKELQEIQKRQELVAGCVGNLTVPGSLAVPGNLPVPAGLSVPSGMPVPGGLPMSGGLPMPAGLMMPAGLTMPAGLTMPAGLTMPTPLMCDAAATAAAGSSILNMAALLAAGTQVTPQIAMAAQMAAMQAKVLAETGMSVPSFYNPSAVNAVKLAEQDKKRKMLWQGKKEGDKSQTAELWEKLSFGNKDQNTKFRKLMGIKEEGGDAPGAMDEESLKTLRQQEEVFRNLDVQYEMARSQTHTQRGMGLGFSSSFTSRGMDML, encoded by the exons ATGGCG ACGTATAAACGAACGGAGGGAATGGACTCCTCTAAATCGCCAAGAAGTTCGAAACACCATCATTCAAGATCACGGTCAAGATCCAGAGAACGAAAAC GTGACAAGAAGCACAGAAGTCGGAGCAGGAGCAAAGag GCACGGAGGAAGGACTCAGAGGACCGGCCCTCAAAGCCGCGGAAGCCGGAGGAGAGACAGGAGCAGGCGGAGCGGGTGAAGGAGCGGCTCTCTGAGAGCGGGGACGAGCGGCACCGGCGGAAAGGCGGAGCGCCGCCGCGGCGTAGGAGCCGCTCCAGATCGCGTTCCCGCGACAG ACACCATCGCAGCCGGAGCAGGGACCGCAAGCGCTCGTGTTCCCGCAGCCGGGAGAGACGTTCCCGGAGCCGTGACCGGAAGCGGCGGCCGAGGTCCCGCTCCAGGTCCCGctccaaacacagacacaggagtcGAAGCCGCAGCAAGAGCAG ggaAAGGAAGAAACGGATCGAGCGACCACGAGCATGCAGCAAGAGCCGCAGTAGGTCAGTGAGTCCCCTGGTTTTCCCGGGGAGAAACACTGCAATGGACGCCCAGGAAGCCTTGGCCAGAAG ATTGGAAAGAGCAAAGAAGCTCCAGGGACAGAAGGAGAAGGAACTGCAGGAGATCCAGAAGCGGCAGGAGCTTGTCGCCG GCTGTGTTGGCAATCTGACGGTGCCTGGCAGTTTGGCGGTGCCTGGCAACCTCCCAGTGCCTGCCGGTCTCTCCGTACCCAGTGGTATGCCAGTGCCCGGCGGTCTGCCGATGTCCGGTGGTCTGCCGATGCCCGCCGGTCTCATGATGCCCGCCGGTCTCACGATGCCTGCCGGTCTCACGATGCCTGCCGGTCTCACGATGCCGACCCCTCTCATGTGCGACGCCGCTGCCACTGCGGCTGCGGGAAGCTCCATCCTCAACATGGCCGCCCTCCTGGCCGCGGGCACGCAGGTCACGCCCCAGATCGCCATGGCGGCTCAAATGGCCGCCATGCAGGCCAAGGTGCTGGCGGAGACCGGCATGTCCGTGCCCAGCTTCTACAACCCCTCCGCTGTCAACGCCGTCAAGCTAGCGGAGCAGGACAAGAAGAGGAAGATGCTTTGGCAGGGCAAGAAAGAAGGG GATAAGTCACAGACCGCTGAGCTGTGGGAGAAACTAAGCTTTGGAAACAAGGACCAAAATACGAAATTCCGCAAGTTGATGGGCATTAAA GAGGAAGGCGGCGATGCGCCGGGGGCGATGGATGAGGAGAGCCTGAAGACGCTGcggcagcaggaggaggtgttCCGTAACCTGGACGTGCAGTACGAGATGGCCCGGTCACAGACGCACACCCAGAGGGGCATGGGGCTGGGCTTCTCCTCTTCCTTCACCTCGCGAGGGATGGACATGCTATGA
- the LOC133105458 gene encoding arginine/serine-rich coiled-coil protein 2-like isoform X1, translating into MATYKRTEGMDSSKSPRSSKHHHSRSRSRSRERKRDKKHRSRSRSKEARRKDSEDRPSKPRKPEERQEQAERVKERLSESGDERHRRKGGAPPRRRSRSRSRSRDRHHRSRSRDRKRSCSRSRERRSRSRDRKRRPRSRSRSRSKHRHRSRSRSKSRERKKRIERPRACSKSRSRSVSPLVFPGRNTAMDAQEALARRYYSCFNELLERAKKLQGQKEKELQEIQKRQELVAGCVGNLTVPGSLAVPGNLPVPAGLSVPSGMPVPGGLPMSGGLPMPAGLMMPAGLTMPAGLTMPAGLTMPTPLMCDAAATAAAGSSILNMAALLAAGTQVTPQIAMAAQMAAMQAKVLAETGMSVPSFYNPSAVNAVKLAEQDKKRKMLWQGKKEGDKSQTAELWEKLSFGNKDQNTKFRKLMGIKEEGGDAPGAMDEESLKTLRQQEEVFRNLDVQYEMARSQTHTQRGMGLGFSSSFTSRGMDML; encoded by the exons ATGGCG ACGTATAAACGAACGGAGGGAATGGACTCCTCTAAATCGCCAAGAAGTTCGAAACACCATCATTCAAGATCACGGTCAAGATCCAGAGAACGAAAAC GTGACAAGAAGCACAGAAGTCGGAGCAGGAGCAAAGag GCACGGAGGAAGGACTCAGAGGACCGGCCCTCAAAGCCGCGGAAGCCGGAGGAGAGACAGGAGCAGGCGGAGCGGGTGAAGGAGCGGCTCTCTGAGAGCGGGGACGAGCGGCACCGGCGGAAAGGCGGAGCGCCGCCGCGGCGTAGGAGCCGCTCCAGATCGCGTTCCCGCGACAG ACACCATCGCAGCCGGAGCAGGGACCGCAAGCGCTCGTGTTCCCGCAGCCGGGAGAGACGTTCCCGGAGCCGTGACCGGAAGCGGCGGCCGAGGTCCCGCTCCAGGTCCCGctccaaacacagacacaggagtcGAAGCCGCAGCAAGAGCAG ggaAAGGAAGAAACGGATCGAGCGACCACGAGCATGCAGCAAGAGCCGCAGTAGGTCAGTGAGTCCCCTGGTTTTCCCGGGGAGAAACACTGCAATGGACGCCCAGGAAGCCTTGGCCAGAAGGTACTACAGCTGCTTTAATGAACT ATTGGAAAGAGCAAAGAAGCTCCAGGGACAGAAGGAGAAGGAACTGCAGGAGATCCAGAAGCGGCAGGAGCTTGTCGCCG GCTGTGTTGGCAATCTGACGGTGCCTGGCAGTTTGGCGGTGCCTGGCAACCTCCCAGTGCCTGCCGGTCTCTCCGTACCCAGTGGTATGCCAGTGCCCGGCGGTCTGCCGATGTCCGGTGGTCTGCCGATGCCCGCCGGTCTCATGATGCCCGCCGGTCTCACGATGCCTGCCGGTCTCACGATGCCTGCCGGTCTCACGATGCCGACCCCTCTCATGTGCGACGCCGCTGCCACTGCGGCTGCGGGAAGCTCCATCCTCAACATGGCCGCCCTCCTGGCCGCGGGCACGCAGGTCACGCCCCAGATCGCCATGGCGGCTCAAATGGCCGCCATGCAGGCCAAGGTGCTGGCGGAGACCGGCATGTCCGTGCCCAGCTTCTACAACCCCTCCGCTGTCAACGCCGTCAAGCTAGCGGAGCAGGACAAGAAGAGGAAGATGCTTTGGCAGGGCAAGAAAGAAGGG GATAAGTCACAGACCGCTGAGCTGTGGGAGAAACTAAGCTTTGGAAACAAGGACCAAAATACGAAATTCCGCAAGTTGATGGGCATTAAA GAGGAAGGCGGCGATGCGCCGGGGGCGATGGATGAGGAGAGCCTGAAGACGCTGcggcagcaggaggaggtgttCCGTAACCTGGACGTGCAGTACGAGATGGCCCGGTCACAGACGCACACCCAGAGGGGCATGGGGCTGGGCTTCTCCTCTTCCTTCACCTCGCGAGGGATGGACATGCTATGA
- the zgc:114200 gene encoding gamma-secretase subunit Aph-1b-like isoform X1, with protein MTLAVFFGCTFIAFGPAFALFIFTIARDPLRVIILIAGAFFWLLSLLLSSLVWFIAVKASNNEDLRLQRDLLIFGVTFSVLLQEVFRFAYYRLLRKANEGLASISEEDHSSISVQQMAYVAGLGFGIMSGAFSVINILSDSLGPGTVGIFGDSQYYFISSACMTLAVTLLHTFWGVVFFDGCERGRWWAVALVVCLHLLVSGLSFLNPFYAGSLPAVYVITALMAAWAFFSSGGSFQNLKHLWTCRKNDVDSS; from the exons ATGACTCTCGCCGTGTTTTTTGGGTGTACATTTATTGCGTTTGGGCCAGCGTTTgccctttttattttcacaatcgCCAGAGACCCCCTGCGAGTCATCATCTTAATTGCTGG GGCCTTCTTCTGGCTGCTGTCGCTGCTGCTCTCGTCTCTGGTCTGGTTCATCGCCGTGAAGGCCAGCAACAATGAGGACCTGCGCCTGCAGAGGGACCTGCTCATTTTTGGGGTCACGTTCTCCGTCTTGCTGCAGGAGGTCTTCCGCTTCGCCTACTACAGACTCCTGAG gaAAGCCAACGAAGGCCTGGCCTCCATCAGCGAAGAGGACCACTCTTCCATTTCAGTCCAACAGATGGCTTATG TGGCTGGACTTGGGTTTGGGATCATGAGCGGAGCCTTCTCCGTAATCAACATCCTGTCGGATTCGCTGGGTCCGGGAACGGTCGGCATCTTCGGGGACTCTCAGTATTACTTCATCAgctcag cctgcaTGACCCTGGCTGTGACCCTCCTCCACACCTTCTGGGGCGTGGTGTTCTTCGATGGCTGTGAGAGGGGGCGGTGGTGGGCGGTGGCTTTGGTGGTGTGCCTGCACCTGCTGGTGTCGGGACTG TCCTTCTTGAACCCCTTCTACGCGGGCAGCCTGCCAGCTGTGTATGTCATCACTGCTCTGATGGCTGCCTGGGCCTTCTTCTCCTCCGGTGGAAGTTTCCAGAACCTGAAACACCTCTGGACAT GCAGAAAAAACGATGTGGACTCCTCTTAA
- the zgc:114200 gene encoding gamma-secretase subunit Aph-1b-like isoform X2 — translation MIWAFFWLLSLLLSSLVWFIAVKASNNEDLRLQRDLLIFGVTFSVLLQEVFRFAYYRLLRKANEGLASISEEDHSSISVQQMAYVAGLGFGIMSGAFSVINILSDSLGPGTVGIFGDSQYYFISSACMTLAVTLLHTFWGVVFFDGCERGRWWAVALVVCLHLLVSGLSFLNPFYAGSLPAVYVITALMAAWAFFSSGGSFQNLKHLWTCRKNDVDSS, via the exons ATGATTTG GGCCTTCTTCTGGCTGCTGTCGCTGCTGCTCTCGTCTCTGGTCTGGTTCATCGCCGTGAAGGCCAGCAACAATGAGGACCTGCGCCTGCAGAGGGACCTGCTCATTTTTGGGGTCACGTTCTCCGTCTTGCTGCAGGAGGTCTTCCGCTTCGCCTACTACAGACTCCTGAG gaAAGCCAACGAAGGCCTGGCCTCCATCAGCGAAGAGGACCACTCTTCCATTTCAGTCCAACAGATGGCTTATG TGGCTGGACTTGGGTTTGGGATCATGAGCGGAGCCTTCTCCGTAATCAACATCCTGTCGGATTCGCTGGGTCCGGGAACGGTCGGCATCTTCGGGGACTCTCAGTATTACTTCATCAgctcag cctgcaTGACCCTGGCTGTGACCCTCCTCCACACCTTCTGGGGCGTGGTGTTCTTCGATGGCTGTGAGAGGGGGCGGTGGTGGGCGGTGGCTTTGGTGGTGTGCCTGCACCTGCTGGTGTCGGGACTG TCCTTCTTGAACCCCTTCTACGCGGGCAGCCTGCCAGCTGTGTATGTCATCACTGCTCTGATGGCTGCCTGGGCCTTCTTCTCCTCCGGTGGAAGTTTCCAGAACCTGAAACACCTCTGGACAT GCAGAAAAAACGATGTGGACTCCTCTTAA